TTGGTCTTTTCACACCTTAACCAGTCGAATATTTCATGCGAATAAATATCTGCCTCTAACACAATGTGTTGTGTGTAACACACTGAGTCCGGCAAGCAACAAAGTTTCACTCAAATAGTTCTGGGAGGTCTCATATCCGCAGCACAGCAGTAACTACAACTGACGACAACAAACTGAAACAAATTTATCTCACAAACAGTGACAAATCTCACGACCGGCCTTTTCTTAGATATGTGCGTTGCTTTGGTAACTTATAAACGAAACGTTGGTTTCCCTGAACTCAATAACCAGTGCCACTACATGTCCAGCAAGAAAGCTGTGTGGGGAGGAAGACAAAGACATCATTCTGTTTTGATGCTACATGCCTCTATCTAAGCAAatatatagacccttttacagctcacgtgatcaaatagcctgcacgcgcatttaggcaacagaagtggtgttattggttctaacgtgttagcaactcagaaagtttattaaaacggtttcccagcatcaaaatgtctggttgttgcgtttggttgcactaatataatatactaatatacgtatatatgtatctggcaactttatttttggccatctgctaacgtcttctatccactccactatagtacatggatctgttttttttaaaataactttctctgtctgtgttgcttcactgctgattcttgccatacttctgTTGCCTAAATGGGcacgcatacgctgccacgtcatcattgtgtacaaacagtaaaagggtctataactTAGGCTGTGCAATTGTCatgtttttgtattgtttttacaatGATAAAAAAGAAGAACagaaacaaatcttttttttctaacaatatatttttaactttactCCATAACTGGGCTTTCACACCACTGGAGTTACTTAGAGTGTCAATAAAAGCTCTTGACGCTCGAttgcattctctgaactcctctcaaGCGGAGGTTGCCGCCGGATGTTTACGCCTCCCAATTGGTTGCCGCTAAACaacatagctcattaccataaagttgagctgatttcaactatCCTCGACGCTCACACCGTACATGACGCGCCACTGCTCGACGGACTGCTCGAAATCATtaactcccaaaagtgctgttccgccatacaatatagttcctcttttaaatccgcttagaaaagcgctacgttttattttgtaccaccaaacttgctcgtataactactcgtcttaaataggaaaaacgttgatatTTTATAttgacatattttaatattgaaaatgagtagactattcctttaaatctaGGAGAGACCAACAAAAATTATGTATCACTCTAGACTCCTCTCTGTCCTTAGATGCCTACAATAGTAGCCTcattaaagcattttttaacTCTGCCGGATTTCTAAACTCCGTCCCTTTGTCAGTACAAGAGATTTACAGAGAGATTAAGAGCGCAGTCCGTTTCCCGTTagcaatatatttaaaactctGCTGCGAGCTCAACTCATTTCATCTTTTACATCTTCACTGGCTACCTGGGCTTTCTCGTATTACCTTTAAAGCGATCAGAGTACCATCCGTCTATAGCAATAAACCCTGTGAAGCTGGGATTTATACTGAACAATCACTAttagttttaaatgcatattttataacatgtatttactaatattttaaatatttagaataatttttctttgattctaatttcatattaatatttcagatttttattttaatattcttAGAAATCAAATTGTGTTCCTAAAGAAACTTACTTACTTATtaatttagctgacgcttttatccaaaagcgacttacaatttctatatatgtcagaggtagCATggctctggagcaactaggggttaagtgtcttgctcaagggacacaatggtgtatCACAGTGGATTTCGAACCTTGGTCTCTACcaccaaaggcgtgtgtcttatccactgcgccatcaccaccccaGAATGTActtgcataattattatactaTTTTATTGTCATATCTAATCAGTTACATAAAATAGTCTAAAGACAACATTTCACACCtggactgtcatgaaaagaaacgctactttcAAAAACTATCATAGTTAGGGTGTGATCCCTACTCGAttcctgatgcgttcttccagccgctgttcgCTGCTACcaaactaccactatttttacaacactaagaagatACGACagaacatgaaactttgctcgaattatcacctggatctctacacatgaacacgagcattgagaacattgtttgtgcaCACAGATTATAGTTTTCGAGCTTGTTAAGGCCACCAATGTGCCAAAAGtgtttataaaatgtaacaatCTTTTCATATATTTCACCTTAAATACAGTACATACTAAATtccatgtttgtttgtttttgacagTGTTGTTGGCCATGGCTGCTACAGGTGGTTACTTGATGTGGCGCAACTGGCAGATCAAAAACAAGAAGAGCATGAACTTTGATAATCCAGTGTACCTCAAGACCACAGAAGAAGACCTCAGTATTGATATTAGTAGACATTCTGCTTCTGTTGGCCACACATACCCTGCAGTGAGTTAAGCATTATTTACTGTTCACTTAAAGGCACAATTAAAATATCCAAAATCACTAGAACAGTGCTATATCTTGCTCGTTTGTTTACTTTATCCCAAATGTTTCCAACTTGCGCTTGAATTCACAATTTGGACTATAGACGTCCCTCCTCCATTGCCTGTCAGTGGCATCATGTCCATGTTATCCTCGGTTTCTGCTTTTAACTGCTGTAGAAATCATAAATGTGTATGGTGTCATAAGTCAATCAGTCTGCACAGTATCGCATCAAGTTAAAGTATTACAATGAGAGCAATGTGAAAGCAGTAGCCTGCCTACTGTGGAATCGATCTTGTGATACTTGTCATACGCCATTCGAATTGTAGGCATCTAGCACGCCCTCTGTTTTTGTTTCTATCAAGCCACTCTCTTgcctttttttattatataagtTATATCAATTTTATTGCATTACGTCATCCAGGAAAATAATTTGTGAGgcccattttttatttatttccatcGTCTGTGGAGGTGAAAATGACAGTGCTTATTCAAGGCTCTCTCTCATCATCAAGCTGTgccttaaaaaaagtttgtttcatGCCAGAAGTAATATTTGCCAGATTTTTTATATAGAAAGGTTGGTAGTCTTACCAGTCTAATGATCTTCCTTTAATTTAgctgtgtttgtttgtctgcaGATTTCAGTGGTAAACACAGAAGATGACTTGTCATAACCAGAGCACTCTACAATGCTCCTGTTAATTTACCACTGCACTAATGGCAACTGCTGCAGATTCAGCGGCCTCACAACCCAGATGCCTTCTCAATGTGCTTTTTGTTTCTTAGAGTAAGTGATTTGTGGTACGAGACAGAATATCTGTTCACACTGGGTGTGCTCTAAAAGCATCATAGAATTCTGAGGACATGGCTTTTCACCTCGACAAATACTATAATGGTCCCAAAATTATTTTCGAAGGCTTGATTTCTACATACAAGGATGTGAGCTGCAGAACCAGAATTCAGATCTAGATGGTCTCTTTGTctgaaatatttaaataaaatgcattttttttagaaTGTCTGAGatgtatttttctttttgttttccTAAGGAATGttatttcttacatttatttaaaccaTACTGTTCTTTCTCTGTTAAAATAGCTCTATAAGGTGAAGTGCTGTTAAATCATCTGTAAAACACTGTATATATCCCTCTCTTGAAAACATAATCAGGGCTATTGAAGCACTTTGGTCAAATGTTCTTCTGTAAATAAGATATACAAGTGTGTACAGAGACATTTTTGCTATGGTTGGGCATTGTACCAGGGTAGAAtataatgtatttaaaaaaaaaggtttgttaaaactattttgtatgtttgtgtgcagTTTCTGTGACCTTTTATAGCATTGTACAGGGGAGCAGAATGCTCTgtaattgtgaaacatttgcaaaacacataaaataaaatgaatatttaAATTGTTACTGTCATAAAATTATGTTGGAATGATCATACTGTATGAGCTGATTGAACTGTATAACTGTGATTATTTTGAGCCTTGCTGGGTAAACCGCTCATTTGCTGTGAATGTGTGACAGTGATACTGTATGAAGAATGGGAACATGTGTGGCATGTAAATCTACAGTATTGTAAAGAGTATTTGTGGAGATTGGTGAACGTAACAAATGAAAGTCATCAGGGTGCGGAGACAATGTCTGGAAGAGGATAATGGGATTTAAACCTGTAAGCACTTAAATCCCTTATATCAGCAACAATGATCGGTGCTGCTTCCTGTGGTTGATCAGGGGTCTGACTCTATTACATGTCTGTAATAACGGAGTACACATAGCACCTCTACACTCATAGTAACCAGTGCATCTGCCTGGCCAAGAGGACACTGGCACCATGAACAAGCTTAAGGGCCGGAGGCAAAGCCTGTTCCCCAATTACAAACTTGGGGTCACAGCCCCTGCTCCCAAGGATCCTGAAGACTCTGAACTTCCCTTTGGCCAACACAGCTGGGTGAAACCATGGAATTCAATGCATGAGCTAAGTGGGGATATTTATGATGTTTATGCGGAGTATGACGATGAAGAAGATGATAAACCAATGTCCACCTCTAATAAACTGTCCTCTTCAACTAAAAATTACATGCTCAACATCAATGTGGGAGGCAAGGTCTACCAGATCTCTTACAAGGTTGCAGCAAAATATCCCAAGACAAGAATTGGCCGCCTTGCAACATATACTGACCACAGCAGGAAACTTGACCTCTGTGATGATTACACTGTGCAGAACAATGAATTTTTCTTTGACCGTGACCCAGACATCTTCCACAACATCTTTAACTTCTATAGAACTGGAGTGGTCTGGATTAAAGATGAGTTATGTCCACGCAATTTCTTGGAAGAGATCAACTACTGGGGGGTTCGCATCAAGAATACCCATCGATGCTGCCGCATCTCATTTGAGGAACGTCAAGATGAACTCAATGAACAGCTGAAGGTGCAAAGGGAGCTACAAGCAGAGGTGGAAACTGAGGAACATGAGGACCGATTTCAAGATATGGCTTTTGGGCATTCACGTTTCCTCATTTGGAATATGATGGAGAAGCCCTTCTCGTCAGTCACAGCCAAGCTCATGGCAGTTGCATCCAGTTTCTTTGTGCTGGTATCACTTGTGGCTATGACTCTTAACACAGTAGAAGAAATGCAGTATACAACTACAACTGGCCAGCTGAGTGGAAAGACCTACTGTGAGTATGTAGAGACTTTCTGCATTGCCTTTTTTACTATGGAGTATCTTCTCCGACTTGTGTCCACACCTGATCTcaaacactttggaaaaagcATGTTAAATGCTGTGGACCTGATTGCAATTCTTCCATTATATCTTCAGATGATCCTAGAGTGTTTTGAGAATGACAACTATAGGAAACATGGAAGTGACATAGAGACTGTTGGACGAGTAGGTAAATTGGGTCAGGTTCTACGTATCATGCGTCTTATGCGGATCTTTCGTATCCTAAAACTAGCACGTCACTCTACTGGACTTAGAGCCTTTGGCTTTACACTCCGGCAATGTTATCAGCAAGTGGGATGCCTTTTCCTCTTTATTGCTATGGGAATTTTTACCTTCTCTGCCATGGTGTACACCGTAGAACATGATGTGCATCAAACGAACTTCACCAGCATTCCACATGCATGGTGGTGGGCAGCTGTAAGTATTAATAAATATAGTCCAcctttcgtgtttgcaaacagagatgacttttctgtgggcggagccaaactggttgcagaaagtaaCAGCTCCGCAGTAGCTGtgagaagtgttttagcattaaactgtgatttttatggatctgGTGTTCTGTCAATATCTCATTCccttatgtttccctttagtgcaatgtttcttatggCGTTTTATTAaacgttacgtttattttttagcttacgtgtttgttctaaaactattataaaagtattgtttacacatacattaaaaaggcctgtttatatattaataacactttacattgtgtgtgtgtgtgtgcgctatatttattatgtaaacataataattttagaacaaacaggaagaagacataagctaagatataaggaactaaaaagaaataatagaaaacaaatgTGATATTAAAATgctgatattattgctttttcagtataaaaaaacatttattttgaataaattataaattaaacgtgatgaaaacgctataagaaacacatagagggaacagacttcgacagaacaccggacatcttccctacttattttctattctaattattaatagatttccagatgatttcatcGCTCCAGTCtttccgtttaagggcttattgcaaACCTACGTTaatcttcaaatggtgtcttcaacgatggtattctataaaaatgaaagccatcttttttggcattcatATTCTGACACAtaacagcacaacaggacattttctagtgagttatcttgcttgtttcactcgtgtctaattcatttccactgttttacTGCAACCACATTGCGCGTGCAGCTTGCAGTGatgtaactgtgacgtctactccaAAATGGTCTATAGTAATAAGTAAAATTCCAGCATATAAACTAAAGCTTGTAAAAGTGAA
This window of the Paramisgurnus dabryanus chromosome 10, PD_genome_1.1, whole genome shotgun sequence genome carries:
- the kcnv2a gene encoding potassium voltage-gated channel subfamily V member 2 isoform X1, with the protein product MNKLKGRRQSLFPNYKLGVTAPAPKDPEDSELPFGQHSWVKPWNSMHELSGDIYDVYAEYDDEEDDKPMSTSNKLSSSTKNYMLNINVGGKVYQISYKVAAKYPKTRIGRLATYTDHSRKLDLCDDYTVQNNEFFFDRDPDIFHNIFNFYRTGVVWIKDELCPRNFLEEINYWGVRIKNTHRCCRISFEERQDELNEQLKVQRELQAEVETEEHEDRFQDMAFGHSRFLIWNMMEKPFSSVTAKLMAVASSFFVLVSLVAMTLNTVEEMQYTTTTGQLSGKTYCEYVETFCIAFFTMEYLLRLVSTPDLKHFGKSMLNAVDLIAILPLYLQMILECFENDNYRKHGSDIETVGRVGKLGQVLRIMRLMRIFRILKLARHSTGLRAFGFTLRQCYQQVGCLFLFIAMGIFTFSAMVYTVEHDVHQTNFTSIPHAWWWAAVSISTVGYGDIFPETHLGRIFAFACISFGIILNGMPISILFNKFSDYYTKLKAYEYTSAIKNRGKVRFVKRAAKTFEEHF
- the kcnv2a gene encoding potassium voltage-gated channel subfamily V member 2 isoform X2; the protein is MNKLKGRRQSLFPNYKLGVTAPAPKDPEDSELPFGQHSWVKPWNSMHELSGDIYDVYAEYDDEEDDKPMSTSNKLSSSTKNYMLNINVGGKVYQISYKVAAKYPKTRIGRLATYTDHSRKLDLCDDYTVQNNEFFFDRDPDIFHNIFNFYRTGVVWIKDELCPRNFLEEINYWGVRIKNTHRCCRISFEERQDELNEQLKVQRELQAEVETEEHEDRFQDMAFGHSRFLIWNMMEKPFSSVTAKLMAVASSFFVLVSLVAMTLNTVEEMQYTTTTGQLSGKTYCEYVETFCIAFFTMEYLLRLVSTPDLKHFGKSMLNAVDLIAILPLYLQMILECFENDNYRKHGSDIETVGRVGKLGQVLRIMRLMRIFRILKLARHSTGLRAFGFTLRQCYQQVGCLFLFIAMGIFTFSAMVYTVEHDVHQTNFTSIPHAWWWAAISR